ACCAGGCTAAAAACGCCTAACATTTTTGATATCGCCTAAAATACTAAAAAGCAAGCATTTACTTCATATTTTTTAGTTTTATTCAATATTGAAGCCGTTATTATAAAAAATTCATAAAAATTTTTACCGATAATTCCATTTTTTTTAATAAGTATCTAATTTTTTACCAATGATATAAAATTATACTTGTATTTAAATTGTAAGTTGAGCAATATAAGCAATAATTAAATTATTGTAATAAATTATTCTTTATGTCATACGCCACATTCTTAATGTATAGGAATAGTTATAATGAAAAGTGAAGTGCAAAAAACCGCCGAAGGATTGGAATCGGGTCAGGAAACCGCAGATTCAAAACAATTTTTAACCTTTAAAGTGGAAAAGGAAGAATACGGCGTATCCTTAATGACAATCCGTGAAATCAAGGGCTGGAGCAAGCCTACCGTACTTCCCAACTCCCCGCCTTTTATGAAGGGCGTTATAAATTTACGCGGAGTTGTTATTCCGATTTTTGATCTTCGTCACAGGTTTGAAATGGGTACGACCGAACCTGATGAAAAGAATGTAGTTATAATTATAGCC
The Alphaproteobacteria bacterium CG11_big_fil_rev_8_21_14_0_20_39_49 DNA segment above includes these coding regions:
- a CDS encoding chemotaxis protein CheW, with amino-acid sequence MKSEVQKTAEGLESGQETADSKQFLTFKVEKEEYGVSLMTIREIKGWSKPTVLPNSPPFMKGVINLRGVVIPIFDLRHRFEMGTTEPDEKNVVIIIAVNERLIGLLVDAVSDILTVSVEQIKSAPKVDTDIDENYVDGLIQSEDKMVVILNIENLFDTNMLSEAEKIAGKADVPQEQSASDNKQQN